From Cecembia calidifontis, one genomic window encodes:
- a CDS encoding PorP/SprF family type IX secretion system membrane protein, producing the protein MKELKFLHIKFYSIFILSTGFLFSAKAQQDAQFTQYMYNGLFYNPAFAGKESGYQFSALHRTQWLNYTGTNGPAPITQLLTASGRIDQYNVGFGLTFVNDNIGPSNNQEINLAAAYHKKLGRGALSLGFSGGIFSSTLKYDELVVVNPDPRVPSSGRETQMNFNFGAGAIYDRGNYYIGLGSKHLNEPGFDFGDGSIDNQLKNHSYLLAGYRIKTFALWTFEPSFLIKTVSLNNFSYDLSVIATHGQRISGGLAFRGEESVSLLFGYGILRDNSLRLGYAFDLVFGGLEAKAPTSHEFMLTYNLKPVTREFQKVIQRTPRFRF; encoded by the coding sequence ATGAAAGAGCTGAAATTTCTCCACATTAAGTTCTATTCCATTTTTATTCTATCTACTGGGTTCCTTTTTTCAGCCAAGGCTCAGCAGGATGCCCAGTTTACCCAGTATATGTACAATGGTTTGTTTTACAATCCTGCATTTGCCGGTAAAGAATCCGGCTATCAGTTTTCTGCCTTACATCGGACACAATGGTTGAATTATACAGGTACTAATGGTCCGGCTCCCATTACCCAATTATTGACAGCTTCTGGTCGGATTGACCAATACAATGTGGGATTTGGGCTTACATTTGTAAACGATAACATTGGGCCGAGTAACAATCAAGAAATCAATTTGGCTGCCGCCTACCATAAAAAGCTGGGTAGGGGCGCTCTTAGTTTAGGGTTTTCCGGCGGTATTTTCTCCAGTACCTTGAAATATGATGAGCTGGTAGTAGTCAACCCCGATCCAAGGGTGCCTTCTTCGGGTAGAGAAACACAAATGAATTTTAATTTTGGAGCAGGAGCCATATACGACAGGGGTAACTATTATATCGGTTTAGGCAGTAAGCATCTCAATGAACCTGGATTTGACTTTGGTGATGGTTCCATAGACAACCAATTGAAAAACCATTCTTATTTATTGGCCGGATACAGGATAAAGACTTTTGCACTTTGGACTTTTGAGCCAAGTTTTTTAATAAAAACTGTCTCATTAAATAATTTCTCCTATGACCTGAGCGTTATTGCCACACATGGCCAAAGAATCAGTGGAGGTCTTGCCTTCAGAGGAGAAGAATCAGTATCACTCCTGTTTGGGTATGGAATTCTAAGGGACAATTCTCTAAGATTAGGGTATGCTTTTGACCTGGTATTTGGTGGACTTGAAGCCAAGGCCCCGACCAGTCATGAGTTCATGTTGACTTATAACCTGAAGCCGGTGACCAGAGAATTTCAAAAAGTAATTCAGAGGACACCAAGGTTTAGGTTTTAA
- a CDS encoding uroporphyrinogen-III synthase has product MSKTAKDRLNPVRSILVSQPRPTDEKSPYFQLAEKYNLKIDFRPFIQVEPVPVKDFRKQKIDILKHTAIIFTSRNAIDHFFTICKELKVEMPAEMKYFCISEQTAHYLQKYVVIRKRKLFVGQKTASDLFDYFKKHKSEKYLFPCSDIRKDDIPEYLDKMGISYTEAIIYHTVAADLSDLKDIKYDILAFFSPSGIKSLKQNFPDFEQNNTRIAAFGPTTAKEVLNQGLILDIEAPMPNAPSMTGALELYIKKANNL; this is encoded by the coding sequence ATGAGTAAAACTGCAAAAGACAGGCTTAATCCAGTAAGAAGTATCTTAGTTTCTCAACCTCGACCCACCGATGAAAAATCCCCTTATTTTCAACTTGCTGAAAAATATAACCTAAAGATTGATTTTAGGCCATTTATCCAAGTTGAGCCAGTTCCAGTAAAAGATTTCAGAAAACAGAAGATAGATATTCTTAAGCATACTGCTATTATATTTACGAGTAGGAATGCCATTGATCATTTTTTTACAATTTGTAAAGAGCTTAAGGTGGAAATGCCGGCAGAAATGAAATATTTCTGTATTTCCGAACAGACTGCCCATTACTTACAGAAATATGTGGTGATCAGGAAGAGGAAATTGTTTGTGGGGCAAAAGACCGCCTCTGATTTGTTTGACTATTTTAAAAAGCACAAGTCAGAGAAATATCTTTTTCCATGCAGCGATATAAGAAAAGACGACATTCCGGAATATTTGGATAAGATGGGTATTTCTTATACCGAAGCCATCATTTACCACACAGTTGCTGCAGACCTTTCTGACCTAAAAGATATCAAGTACGATATTCTCGCCTTTTTCAGCCCATCCGGTATAAAATCCCTAAAGCAAAACTTTCCAGATTTTGAGCAGAACAATACCAGGATTGCTGCTTTTGGTCCAACCACGGCTAAAGAAGTTTTGAATCAGGGGCTGATACTAGACATTGAAGCGCCAATGCCAAATGCACCAAGTATGACCGGAGCATTGGAACTTTACATAAAAAAGGCAAATAATTTGTGA